Genomic window (Spirosoma sp. KCTC 42546):
TGAGCAACCGCTTACTTATGGGAAGCAGTTTATTCTGAATCCGAATCCCGACCATCCAGCCAGCGACGTAAGCGCCCCAGTTGTTTTTGTTGGTTACGGTGTTTCAGCCCCTGATCTCGGTTACGATGACTACACGGGCATTGATGTGAAGGGAAAAATCGTGGCGTTTCTGAATGGAGCTCCAGCTTCGTTTCCATCCAATCAGCGCGCTTACGCTTCTTCATCAAAGGCGGAAAATGCAGCCGCGCACGGAGCTGTAGGTACTATTGCGTTCAGTTTGCCTACCGATCTACGAAGTCGTATTGAAACGGCGGCTCCCCGCGCCCGGCAAGGAATTACGCGTTGGGTAGACAAGCAGGGAAAACCAAAGAGCACCTATCCTGCGTTGAAAGGGGCCGCATCCATTAGTGATTCGCTGGCACGCTTACTTTTCGCCGGTGCGCCAACTTCCTTTACCGAAGCCATTGGGCAGGCCATGAAAAATCGCCCGCAGGCATTTCCGCTTAACGTTTCGGTTCGAATGAAAACGCAGACCGATATAGCCGAAGATATAGCCGGATTTAATGTAGTAGCCGTATTGCCTGGCTCAGACCCAGCGCTGAAAAATGAATACATCGTTCACGTGGCCCACCTCGACCATCTGGGCGTTGGCCGTCCAGTAAAAGGAGATTCCATTTTCAACGGTGCCCATGATAATGCATCGGGCGTAGCCATCATGCTCGAAACGGCACGGCTTTATGCGTCGCTACCCAAAGCCCCCCGGCGCTCTATTTTGTTCGTGGGCGTAACGGGCGAGGAAATGGGTCTACTGGGGTCCGATTATTTCGCAAGTAATCCAACCGTGCCCAAGGAGAAAATTGTAGCGAATTTGACGTTAGATATGCCCTTTTTCTTTCATCCCTTACTCGATATTGTTCCTTATGGAGCGGAACATTCGAGCCTTAGCAAAGAAGTTAAACAGGCTGCTTCATTTTTGGGCGTCCAGATAAGCCCGGACCCGATTCCGGAACAGACTGTATTTATGCGAAGCGACCACTTTAGCTTTGTACGGCAGGGCATTCCGGCACTTTTCATCAAAAGCGGTTCGCAAACGGGTAATCCCAATCTGGATGGTACCAAACTCAACCTCGACTGGCGGGCAACCATATACCACACGCCACAAGACGACATGAATCAACCATTTGATTTCAATGCCGCAGCCAAACACGCGCAATTGCAGTTTCTGGTTGGCTATTTAACCGCACAGGACGATCAGCGCCCCACTTGGAACAAGGGCGACTTTTTCGGGACTAAATTCGGGAAGGACGGTCTGGTAAAATAACCGCAAGGGTCGCAACGGAAAACGCAAAGCACGCTAAGAAATCTTTTCTTGCGCTCTTTGCGTTTTCCGTTGCGACCCTTGCGGTTAGAACTACGTATTTTTCCTCTTAATGCCGCATCCAACAGCTCTTATCGAAGCCGTTGTTACAGGTTTACCGGCAATTAATTCATTGACAGCCATTTCAACCTATTTCTTGTCACCCGCAGTTGCATCGTACTGATTATTGTCGATAGCACCGATATAAGCAACCCTATAGTGGCTTCCTTCCCGTTTCACAACAAACATATGGGCGTATTGGTGGCTCCAAACGTGCGGGCTACTACCTGACACTCGTCATATAGATAGGGAAAGGCATAGTTTTTGGACTTAGACCGCTGCTGCATGGCCGTATAGGAATCGCCGGGGTGACTTACTGCAACAAAATTGGACTACCCTTCAGATTTAGGTCTTTTACCCGACTCCTGACTTTCCGCATGAATGATTTGCCAGGATCGATTTTGCTGGTCAGATAATTCGGGTCTGTTTCTTTCCAGAGTGGTGTACCAATAAAGTCTTTATACTCATAATGACCAATCAGGTAGTCAATGCCTTTGTAGCGACGTTTCAGATAACGAACCAGTTGCACGTTGGCTTTCATCTGCGCTTTGGTCAGGTCATTATTGCCAATATTTTCGATACCAATGGCACAGTAATTCAGACCAATACAATGGCGCGCAAAAGTTGTATCGGGAAGTAATCGAAAAATGGTACCATCCCGATCAACCAGAAATGGGACCGACGTATTCAGGCGACTGGCAACCTGAAGATCGGGTCGACCGGGTAATACCGATGGGTTGAATACATCGAAAGTTGCTTCAAGTGTTGGCACGGCTGTCCAGTGCAACACAATCATTTTGGGCTTGATAAATGGTTCCTGTTGTTGAATACCATGCCGTTTCGCTAAGTACTCAAGTGATAGTTGCTTTCGCTCATCATCAAAAATGATAGGCTTATCTATTAGTCGAAAGGTCGGCCTGGCGCAGGAATTTACTAGTAGAAGGAAGGTAACGGAAAGGATAGAAAGAAGATAGTTCACAGGTAGTTGACGGTTGTACCGGTTGAAAAAGTGTGTTATGGTTGAATTCCAGCAAAATAAGGAAATTAGCCTGTAGACATTACTAGGAATTTGAGCGAACAGTAAGTATTAACTGCTAATCAACTTTTATGTATAACTAGAATGTCAGCCTTTTTCCCAGGCTTCTGAACTCAGGCGTTAAGTATATTTAACTATCTTTTAATTAAGATTTTACGGGTTTGGGACCTGCGGATTGTTACTTTGTTACGTTCTTATAAAGCGAATGACGTTAAAAATTGCCTCATATCAACTGTTGTGCTTTAGTCTGTTCTGGGTGTCGGCTTCGGCACAAACTACATTAACCTTACGACAGACTCTTCAACAAGTGCGTACAAATAGCCCAGCTCTAAGAGTTGAACGGCTAAATATAAATGCAGCTCAGGCTGATCAAACGACGGCCAACCTCCGCGCTAATCCTGTTCTGAATAACCAGACGCTGTTTCAATTAACGCCTACGCCCGTTATGCCTGGAGCCGATGCCGCCGGTTTATTAAGTCGGCAGCGACGGCAATTCTGGTTGCAGGCTACCAAAGAATTCGACATTTATAATAAGCGTACCTACCGGAATCGGTTTGCCGAAGCCAACACGAACCTGGCCGTTCGGAGTGTGGCCGAAACTGAACGCAATTTACTGTTCGATGCCGCGAATCGCTATCTCGACGCCTGGTATGCCCGTATCCAGTTGGCCCTATTGCAACGGGCAAAAGCGAACGTGGATACACTGGTTCAATTAAATAGAGTCCGCCTTAAAGATTTAGTCATCACCAGTACCGATCTGACCCGAACACAACTGATTTCGGATCAATATGACATTCAGACGCGTACGGCGCAACAGGATCTTAGTAATCGGTTAAACGAATTACGCTTAGTGCTCGGCACTCCCGACAGCATCAACGTAGCCATGAACGATTCCATTATTCAGCCCAACTTCACGATCCCATCCCGGCTGTACCCAACCGTGAATGCCTCGGCGGATAGTTTGTTTCGATTGGCTTCTACAACCCGAACGGATGTACAGGTAGCCGAAGCAAATATCGAATCGGCCCGTAGAAACGTAGATTTACAACAGGTACTAGCGAAGCCTCGAAACGAAGCGGGTTTGATCTGGAACCCACAAAATTCCGTTCCCTACGCCGGTATATTTCTAACGATTGAATTACCCGTCTACAGTCGTAATCAGGGTGAAATTCAGAAGTCCAGGGTCTTACAGGAACAGGCCGGGCAGGCAGCCCAATTGGTACAAACCCGAATCCGATCCGAAGTGGAAACGGCTTACCAATCGTTTTTGACCAGTAGGCAGAACATTGACCGGTACTCAATTATCCGACGCGATGCCGACCGGGTATTGGCCTCTGTCCGCTACGCCTATTTGCGGGGTGCCACTACCCTGATTGACCTGCTCCAGGCCCAGACTTCCTGGTTCGATACCCAAACGGCTTATTATCAAACGCTTTATACCTACCGTCAAAATTACGTTCGACTGCTGTACGCAACCGGACAGATTAATCAGTATTAACACAATGAATGTTCGTCTATTAGTAATCGGGCTGGCGTTTCTGACACTGGCTTGTCAGGAAAAGCCTAAGTCGGTGGTTAAGTCGATACCACGCCCGACAATCAGCACCGACGGTAGTCGGCTTACGTTTCCCGACGCCGTGATGATGCGTTCTTTTCCAACGCAACCTGCCCGCCTGGCTGCTATCCGTACTGATTTTTCGGCTCCAGGTCATGTAGCCGCAATGGTGGTGCGTTCCGTTGAAACCCCCTCCGAACGATTGGTACTGTTCGATGATCCGGGTTTATCGGATAACTACACCGCTATTTTACAACACCGGAACAACATTCAAACCCAGAAAGGAAACCTGGACCGGGTAAAGGATTTACAGGCCCACGGGGCAGCATCGGGTAAGGAAGTGATTGAAGCGCAGACTCAATTGGCCAACGAAGAGGCAGCCATTATCTCAGACGAAGCCACGCTTAAACTCGCTGGCTTTGACCCGAAGGCGCTCCGTCTAGCACGTCCAAACACAATCCTCGTCGTTTGCGAAATACCTGAAAATCAATTTGGTAGTATTCGGCAGGGGCTGGTCTGCTCGCTCAATTTTACCGCCTTCCCAAACGAGCGATTTGTGGGACGCATCGACAATGTTAATGACTACGTGGATAACACCACTCGTCAAATTAAACTCCGTATCTCGGTAGCCAACCCGGATGGACGCCTGAAGGCGGGCATGTTTGCCACCGTTCAGTTTGGGGTTACAGAAGGAAAATTTATGACGGCCTCGCGCGATGCGGTCGTAACCGTACAAGGCCGCGATTATGTATTTGTAAAAACGGGGCCGCAAGCTATCGAGCGTAGAGCCGTACAACTCGGTCAGCAACGCGATGATCGGGTTGTGGTTCAAAGTGGCCTGAAGGAAAACGATCAGGTTGTAACGGAAAATGTACTGCAACTGAAGGGATTAAGCTTTGGGTATTGATGACGAAGGGAGAAAAGGGAAGAGAGGGCGGAAAGGGACGAGAGGAATAGCTGATATCAGCCCTTTTGTCCCCTCCTCCCTTTCCTCCTTCCTCCCTCTCCTCCTTTTACATTATGATTCAGAAACTAATAACATTTTCCCTCAAAAATCGCTGGATCGTAGTCGGGCTGGCGGTGGCGGTTATGGGGTTGGGATTGTGGTGCTTCAAACTGCTGAAGATTGAGGCTTATCCCGATATTGCCGATACCAACGTCATTGTGATTGCCAAATACGACGGACGAGCGGCAGAGGAGGTTGAGCAACAGGTTACTATACCACTCGAACGGGTCCTTAACAGCGTCCCACACGTTACGGATCGTCGTTCCCGAACCATTTTTGGCCTATCGGTCGTACAGTTGAATTTCGATGAAACGGTTACCGATTACTTTGCCCGTCAGCAGGTTATCGAACGACTTAGCGGTGCGCAACTTCCCGATGGTGTTTCACCCGAACTAGCTCCGCTTACCACGGCAGTAGGCGAGATTTACCGCTATGTAATTGAAGCCCCAGCCAGTATGACGCCTATGCAACTGCGCGATTTGCAGGACTGGGTCATTATTCCGCAATTACTCCAAGTACCAGGCCTGGCCGACGTAACCACCTTTGGCGGCCCGATTAAGCAGTTTCAGGTTATCCCGGACCCGGCCAAACTCCGGAAATACGATCTGACATTGCAGGATGTGATTGATGCCGTTCAGAAAAACAACCAGAACACGGGTGGTAATGTCATTGCGCGGGGTGGTCAGGGTTTTGCTGTCCGAGGTTTGGGAGCCCTCAAAACCCCCGACGATGTGCAGCATATTGTCCTGAAAGCTAACGAAGGGGTACCCGTGTTACTCCGCGATGTGGCTAGTGTGGAAATCAATCCACCCTCACCATCGGGTATTTTGGGGTATCGAATTCCTGATGAGAATCTGGATGTCATTGGTGCCACCGAAGGAATCGTATTGCTTCGTCGGGGAGAGAACCCTAGTGAAGTACTGGAATTGCTTAAGGATAAAATCGCTGATCTCGAAGCCCGTGAGTTACCCAAAGGCGTGCATTTGCGGGTACTGTATGATCGTGGATTTTTGATCGACCACTCACTCGAAACAGTAGCGCATACGCTTATCGAGGGTATTTCCATCGTGGCTATTCTGCTGGTCTTGTTTTTGGGCAGTTTACGGGCCGCTTTGGTCGTTACCGTTACCATTCCGTTCTCGTTACTGTTTGCCTTTATCCTGATGAAACTGGTGGGTATTCCAGCTAACCTACTCTCATTGGGCGCTATCGACTTCGGGATTATTGTGGATGGTGCTAGTGTCATGGCCGAGCACCTCATAAGGCGCTATCGAGCGTCCGGCCCCGCGGATCGAAACCAGGGTATCGTGAATGTCACGGCTCGGTCGGCGGGGGAAGTGGCCAGAGAAATTTTCTTCTCGGTTACCATCATTATTCTGGCGTATATGCCCATTTTATTGATGCAACGGGTGGAAGGAAAGCTGTTTAGTCCAATGGCCTTGACGCTCTCCTTTGCCGTTATTGGTTCATTAATCTGTGCGCTGACGGTAATACCGGTGCTGATTTCGTTTGCCTTCCGTAAGGTGCTTGCGCCAGATGGTAAGCCGTTGAAAGAACACAAAAACTTTCTGCTGTCGCCCCTGGAACGAGGCTATCAATGGCTCCTGAAATCAACGTTAATGCGGTCACCTAAAATCGTGGTTGGTGTTGGTATGACAATTGTTCTTATTATGATTGGCTTCGGACTAAAACTGGGTACTGAGTTTCTGCCGGAGCTGGACGAGGGGTCTATTTTCATGAGGGCCTTTATGCCATCGGGCATCACGATTCAGGAAAACGCGAAGATTTCGCCCAAAATCAGAGATATCATTAGTGAGTATAAACCGGTCAGTTTTGTTATTACACAGGCCGGTCGCAACGACGATGGCACAGACCCCTTCCCAACAGACCGTACCGAAATTCTGATTGGGTTGAAAGATTACAGCACCTGGTCGGATACGATTTCGAAGAAAGAAATTGTGCGCTCCATGCAGGGAAAATTGCAGGAAGCGTTTCCGGGCGCGTTCTTCTCATCAGGTCAGCCTATTATTGACCAGGTCATGGAAATCGTAACGGGCAGTGCCGCCGATTTAGCTATTTCAGTAGTCGGTAACGACCTGACTTTGATGCGGGCTAAAGCCGACAGCATTGCCAGTCTGGTACGGGCCATGAATGGTGCGGTATCTGTGAACATTGAACAGGAAGGACCTCAGGATCAGCTAGCGATCAAGATTAATCGCCCGGCTGCGGCTCGTTATGGCATCAACGTTGCCGAAATTGAGAACATGATCGAAGCGGCTATTGGCGGAAAAGCCATTGGTTCCATCTATGATGAGGCCAAACGCTACGATATTGTGGTACGCTTCACGCCTGAGAGCCGGGGCAGTATCGACGCCATCCGGTTGTTGCAGGTACCTTCAGCAACGGGCGCGCTGATTCCGATGAATGAACTGGCAGATATTCGCTATGTGCAGGGCCAGACAAACATTTATCGCATCAACGGAAAACGGATGGTTACGGTCCGTACAAATATCCGGGGGCGCGATCAGGGTGGTTTTGTGAAAGAAATCAGCCAGAAGGTACGCCAGCACGTCAAAATTCCCGAAGGCTATAGTGTGATCTATGGCGGCCAATATGAGAATCTAGAGCGAGCTGGTGGTCAATTAGTTATTTCGATTCCCCTGACTATTGTGGTTGTGTTTCTGTTCCTGTTTATGCTGTACGGAAACGTTCGCGATACGCTGCTGACACTCACCTGTTTGCTGTTCGCGCTGGGCGGGGGGATTGGTGCCTTGCTGCTGCGAGGTTACAACTTCAATGTATCAGCGGGTGTGGGATTTGTGTCGATTTTCGGCATTTCGGTGATGGCAGGTGTATTACTCGTATCGGCGCTGAATCGTAACCTGATCAACAATCCGAAGTCGCTGTTAGAAATTACTATCGAGACAGCTCAGGAGCAGTTCCGGGCCATTATGGCCATTATGGTCGTCGCCATTATCGGTCTTGTACCAGCGGCTATTTCGAGCGGTATCGGTTCCGACGTACAACGTCCACTGGCTACAGTGATCATCGGTGGTTTGACAACAACCTTGTTGTTCGCCCCATTGATTATTCCGCCTTTATTTTACCTTGTCAACCGAAAACGGCCTCGCCCAACCCCGCTTGACTCAACCGGCCATCATATTCCAGAGCCTATTGAGGAAGGGACGGAGATTTAGTGAATAATGTAAAATGAATAATGGTTAATGTATAATGCAGGCTAGGCTTTTCATTATACATTAACCATTATTCATTTTACATTAAACTTCAGGCGAACTTCTCCAACTGCTTTACCAGCACGTTAAAATCCTTTGGATAGGGGGCCACAAAGGTTTGCTCTTCGCCATCCAGTAGTGTAAATGTCAGGGAATGAGCGTGTAAGGCAACACGGTGAATGAGCGGCAGCTCCTCCGTACCTTCCTTTAAATTAAATTTACGCTTCACTTCCGATAGATAGACTGGCTTTCCGCCATAGGTTGCATCGTTGACGATCGGCGCTTTCAGGCACATCAAATGCACGCGAATCTGGTGCATACGGCCCGTAACGGGCATGCACTCTACCAGCGTCGTTGTTCGATACGCCTGTAAGGTATTGAAAATCGTTTCGGCAACTTTCCCCTTTTCGCGATCAATCCGCACAGCCGTGCCGTCCTTAATCGGAGAAATAGGCAGATAAACGGATATACCCTCGAAATTATGCACCCCGTTCGTTACGGCATGATACCGCTTTGTGACTTCGCGGTGCTCGAACTGCATGGCCAAGTGCCGGTAAGCTTCCGGATTTTTAGCAATTGCCAGAATACCCGAGGTTTCTTTATCTAACCGATGGCCAAGCTGTGCATCCGGATAGTACGCCTTGGCCATCCGTACAATACTTTGACCACCCCGGTCGGGCGTCCGCTCATCAAGCGACGCCACATGGGGCGGCTTGTTGATGAGTATATAATCCTCATTCTCAAAAACAATGAGGTCTTCAAAATTCAGTTTCACAATTCGAAGTCTGTAGTTTGAAGTTATTTGTTAGCGTAAGAGGTAACTTCGAACTACAGACTTCAAACCTCAAACTATAAACTAAACACAAAAAGCCTCCTCCTAACCGGAAGAGGCTTGATGGACTATCTTGCGAAAGACTATACGGACAGCGTGCCGCGTTCGTAAGCCTTCTGAAGTGTAGCTTCCAGACCGTTTTTGTTGATGGTCTTAATGGCCGATGTAGCCACTCGTAACGTAATCCATTCCCCGGTCGATTCAACGAAGAACCGCTTCTTTTGCAGGTTCGGGAAGAATTTACGTTTGGTTTTATTATTAGCGTGAGAAACGTTGTTCCCCGTGCGTGTGCGCTTTCCTGTGATTTGACAAACTCTGGCCATTACCGTACTCGTTTTCCGTATGAGGGCGCAAAATTCGCTAATTAATTCATAATCTGCAAGTCCTTATTACTTTTTTTTGAATCCATAGGGGCAGTGGCGGCATCCGTTCTGGCAACAATAGCCCCGTTTGAGGTGATACGTTGCCGTAAAAACGACATAACCTTCGGGCGTGTAGTAATAGTCATCATCCGCCAAATGGGGAATTTTTTTCTTCGGCGGTTGAGATCGCATCATGTTTGGGCGTCTGTTGAAGAAGCCGTATTTTTGAATATAAACGGTCAGGTTGACCAATTGGTTGCAGATTTTAACCGCTTCTCACTATGATAATCGAACCTACAGAACCAGTCTCCTCTGCCGATAAGGCTATGGAACTGGAATGGCATTACGGTGCTCATAATTATCATCCCATTCCGGCGGTATTAACCCGGGGCGAGGGCGTCTTCGTCTGGGATGTAGATGATAAACGGTATTTTGATTTCCTGTCGGCCTACAGTGCCGTCAGTCAGGGACATTGCCATCCACGCATTATCAATGCCATGATCCAGCAGGCACAGCGGTTAACCCTGACATCGCGAGCTTTTTATAACGACAAAACAGGTCTTTGCGAAAAATACCTTTGTGAATACTTCGGCTTCGACAAAGCCCTGATCATGAACTCCGGAGCAGAAGGTGGCGAAACCGCCTTGAAACTGACCCGTAAGTGGGCCTATAAAGTTAAAGGGATTCCGCATAATCAGGCAAAAGTAGTCTTTGCAGCCGGAAACTTCTGGGGACGAACATTGGCGGCTATTTCATCATCAACAGATCCCAGTAGTACCAACGATTTCGGCCCCCTATTGCCGGGTTACATTGTTATTCCATATGACGACCTGACTGCGCTGGAGGATACGTTTAAAAGCGATCCGACTATTGCAGGTTTTATGGTAGAGCCGATTCAGGGCGAAGCGGGCGTTGTTGTGCCCCACGAAGGCTACCTACGGGGTGTACGCGACTTATGCACGCAGTACAACGTCTTGTTCATTGCCGATGAAGTCCAGACAGGCATTGGCCGTACGGGCAAGCGCATTGCCTGCGATCATGAAGGTGTTAAGCCAGATTTGCTTGTGTTGGGTAAAGCACTCTCGGGCGGAACAATGCCGGTATCGGCGGTACTAACGTCCGACGAAGTAATGCTAACCATTAAACCCGGCGAACATGGCTCGACGTATGGAGGCAACCCGTTGGCCTGCGTCGTTACTATGGAAGCTCTTCAGGTAGTTGAGGATGAGAAGTTGACGGAGAATGCAGCGGCTATAGGTGAAATTTTCCGCGCCCGGATGTCGGCCCTGAGTCAGAAAACCGAACTTGTGAAATCAGTACGTGGAAAAGGCTTGCTGAATGCCATTGTGATTACAGAACGGCCTGATCTCGGTGAAGAAACCGCCTGGGAAATCTGCCTGAAACTGAAAGACAATGGTCTGCTCACTAAACCAACCCACGGCGACAAAATCCGCTTTGCGCCCCCGCTCGTTATCAATGAAGAGCAAATGCATGAAGCCTGCGATATAATCGAGAAAACTATTCTTGAGTTTTAACTGTGTTGTCGTACCGACTGGGAGGGTCGGTACGACAACACGGTTTGAACCGCTTCTATGCTACTTGTACTCACCCAATTTAGATTCTATTTTGGCAAAGCACAAGTAGCGCTTAGGTAAGGCAGCTAATTTATTTAGGCTAGCGCTAACAAGCCCACAAGAAGCAGGCCTAGCAGAGGGGCCAGATAGTGGATCTGCTCACGAAGATGAGAAAGGGCTTTGTGAAGCGTATTACGAACAGACTTTTCAGTAATGCCCATGATAGCCGCAATTTCGCGCGTCTTAAAATTCTCATAAAAACGAAGCGTAACCACTTCCAACTGTCGTTGGGGGAGATCTTGAAGTAGCTGGGTTAACCGTTGGGCTAACTGTTCTTCCTGCTCCTGCTCTACCAGCAGTTGCTCTGCCGAGTGAAACGTAGTATCAGCAAAGGCCCATGAAGAAACGGTATCGGCTCGTTTCTCTTTTTCGCTCATTCGGTAGAGCTGTCGGCGGAGGGAGCGAAACAAATAGAACTTCACGGAATCGGCCGTTGACAGGTTTTGCCGCAGACGCCATAACTCAATGAATAGATCCTGAATGGCATCTTCAACCGAACCTACTTCAGGGAGTAATTTAAAGCCATAGCTGTAGAGCGGGCTATAATAGCGTTGATACAATTCGGCAAAAGCCAGCTTATCGCCCTGTTTGAGGGCATTCCAGATGAAATCGTCAGATTGCCGTTCAATAGTCATCTATCGTCTGTAGACTGGAAGTAAGATGTAAGCCGATAAACCACCCAAGAAGATTGAAATTTTCACAAATTCAACCTCTATAGTTATATTCTTGATGGATTAAACAAAAGTAATAAGTTTAGCCGATAGCATCAATATACCACTCAGTCGGTAATTTTCACTTCCTTAACCCGGCTTGGTAACCATACCTGCATAGGACTTTTGCCCCGGTTTGCCCACGCATAATAGGGAATGGCGGTGATGGTTCGTGGGCTTGTTTGCACTGCCAGCCCGTCGGGAGACGCTTCAACAACGGATAGATTGGCCTGAATAGCGATGACGGGTTCGTCAAGAATCTGGTGAGGTTTCGTAGCAAATGTGGCTTTAGCCGGTACAAGGATATTCCACGCCCGACCACCATTATCTGCGCCTTCAACGCAATACACTAGCGGGCCGCGCTGGAGAGCAACCCGATTCTGATTAGCTTTCACATCAGCTCGGGACGTAACCTGCCGAACGTCCATTGGCAGGGCCACCTCAACAACATCGCCTTTTTGCCAGGTACGATCGATCACCAGATAGCCCTTTTCCTGGCGATAGGCAACTGGCTTCCCATTTAGCAGGACATTTATGGCTGTTTTGACACTATCGGTAAATTGGTAAAGTTTGCCAGGCGCAGGTACGTTTTCTGCCCAACCTGGTAGCCTGACGTGTAAGGCATACGCGACTTTTTTTGCTGGATTAACGGTAATTTTTACGGCCCCTTGCCAGGGATAATTCGTATCCAGTTGAAGCGGTATACTGGTTTTTCCAATTGTGACTGTTGTATTGCTGGCCACAAACAGATTTACCCAGATTCCCTGCTCCGA
Coding sequences:
- a CDS encoding M28 family metallopeptidase, encoding MGQSNAIPADVQRVAKTVRPEAIHTHMGILANDSLRGRKPGTRGFAMAADYVVAQLKALGLQPAGENNAFRQNVPLRRWQVKESNSSLTLLTNGREQPLTYGKQFILNPNPDHPASDVSAPVVFVGYGVSAPDLGYDDYTGIDVKGKIVAFLNGAPASFPSNQRAYASSSKAENAAAHGAVGTIAFSLPTDLRSRIETAAPRARQGITRWVDKQGKPKSTYPALKGAASISDSLARLLFAGAPTSFTEAIGQAMKNRPQAFPLNVSVRMKTQTDIAEDIAGFNVVAVLPGSDPALKNEYIVHVAHLDHLGVGRPVKGDSIFNGAHDNASGVAIMLETARLYASLPKAPRRSILFVGVTGEEMGLLGSDYFASNPTVPKEKIVANLTLDMPFFFHPLLDIVPYGAEHSSLSKEVKQAASFLGVQISPDPIPEQTVFMRSDHFSFVRQGIPALFIKSGSQTGNPNLDGTKLNLDWRATIYHTPQDDMNQPFDFNAAAKHAQLQFLVGYLTAQDDQRPTWNKGDFFGTKFGKDGLVK
- a CDS encoding peptidoglycan recognition family protein, encoding MNYLLSILSVTFLLLVNSCARPTFRLIDKPIIFDDERKQLSLEYLAKRHGIQQQEPFIKPKMIVLHWTAVPTLEATFDVFNPSVLPGRPDLQVASRLNTSVPFLVDRDGTIFRLLPDTTFARHCIGLNYCAIGIENIGNNDLTKAQMKANVQLVRYLKRRYKGIDYLIGHYEYKDFIGTPLWKETDPNYLTSKIDPGKSFMRKVRSRVKDLNLKGSPILLQ
- a CDS encoding TolC family protein, with translation MTLKIASYQLLCFSLFWVSASAQTTLTLRQTLQQVRTNSPALRVERLNINAAQADQTTANLRANPVLNNQTLFQLTPTPVMPGADAAGLLSRQRRQFWLQATKEFDIYNKRTYRNRFAEANTNLAVRSVAETERNLLFDAANRYLDAWYARIQLALLQRAKANVDTLVQLNRVRLKDLVITSTDLTRTQLISDQYDIQTRTAQQDLSNRLNELRLVLGTPDSINVAMNDSIIQPNFTIPSRLYPTVNASADSLFRLASTTRTDVQVAEANIESARRNVDLQQVLAKPRNEAGLIWNPQNSVPYAGIFLTIELPVYSRNQGEIQKSRVLQEQAGQAAQLVQTRIRSEVETAYQSFLTSRQNIDRYSIIRRDADRVLASVRYAYLRGATTLIDLLQAQTSWFDTQTAYYQTLYTYRQNYVRLLYATGQINQY
- a CDS encoding efflux RND transporter periplasmic adaptor subunit, encoding MNVRLLVIGLAFLTLACQEKPKSVVKSIPRPTISTDGSRLTFPDAVMMRSFPTQPARLAAIRTDFSAPGHVAAMVVRSVETPSERLVLFDDPGLSDNYTAILQHRNNIQTQKGNLDRVKDLQAHGAASGKEVIEAQTQLANEEAAIISDEATLKLAGFDPKALRLARPNTILVVCEIPENQFGSIRQGLVCSLNFTAFPNERFVGRIDNVNDYVDNTTRQIKLRISVANPDGRLKAGMFATVQFGVTEGKFMTASRDAVVTVQGRDYVFVKTGPQAIERRAVQLGQQRDDRVVVQSGLKENDQVVTENVLQLKGLSFGY
- a CDS encoding efflux RND transporter permease subunit, which produces MIQKLITFSLKNRWIVVGLAVAVMGLGLWCFKLLKIEAYPDIADTNVIVIAKYDGRAAEEVEQQVTIPLERVLNSVPHVTDRRSRTIFGLSVVQLNFDETVTDYFARQQVIERLSGAQLPDGVSPELAPLTTAVGEIYRYVIEAPASMTPMQLRDLQDWVIIPQLLQVPGLADVTTFGGPIKQFQVIPDPAKLRKYDLTLQDVIDAVQKNNQNTGGNVIARGGQGFAVRGLGALKTPDDVQHIVLKANEGVPVLLRDVASVEINPPSPSGILGYRIPDENLDVIGATEGIVLLRRGENPSEVLELLKDKIADLEARELPKGVHLRVLYDRGFLIDHSLETVAHTLIEGISIVAILLVLFLGSLRAALVVTVTIPFSLLFAFILMKLVGIPANLLSLGAIDFGIIVDGASVMAEHLIRRYRASGPADRNQGIVNVTARSAGEVAREIFFSVTIIILAYMPILLMQRVEGKLFSPMALTLSFAVIGSLICALTVIPVLISFAFRKVLAPDGKPLKEHKNFLLSPLERGYQWLLKSTLMRSPKIVVGVGMTIVLIMIGFGLKLGTEFLPELDEGSIFMRAFMPSGITIQENAKISPKIRDIISEYKPVSFVITQAGRNDDGTDPFPTDRTEILIGLKDYSTWSDTISKKEIVRSMQGKLQEAFPGAFFSSGQPIIDQVMEIVTGSAADLAISVVGNDLTLMRAKADSIASLVRAMNGAVSVNIEQEGPQDQLAIKINRPAAARYGINVAEIENMIEAAIGGKAIGSIYDEAKRYDIVVRFTPESRGSIDAIRLLQVPSATGALIPMNELADIRYVQGQTNIYRINGKRMVTVRTNIRGRDQGGFVKEISQKVRQHVKIPEGYSVIYGGQYENLERAGGQLVISIPLTIVVVFLFLFMLYGNVRDTLLTLTCLLFALGGGIGALLLRGYNFNVSAGVGFVSIFGISVMAGVLLVSALNRNLINNPKSLLEITIETAQEQFRAIMAIMVVAIIGLVPAAISSGIGSDVQRPLATVIIGGLTTTLLFAPLIIPPLFYLVNRKRPRPTPLDSTGHHIPEPIEEGTEI
- a CDS encoding RluA family pseudouridine synthase, which gives rise to MKLNFEDLIVFENEDYILINKPPHVASLDERTPDRGGQSIVRMAKAYYPDAQLGHRLDKETSGILAIAKNPEAYRHLAMQFEHREVTKRYHAVTNGVHNFEGISVYLPISPIKDGTAVRIDREKGKVAETIFNTLQAYRTTTLVECMPVTGRMHQIRVHLMCLKAPIVNDATYGGKPVYLSEVKRKFNLKEGTEELPLIHRVALHAHSLTFTLLDGEEQTFVAPYPKDFNVLVKQLEKFA
- the rpmB gene encoding 50S ribosomal protein L28 encodes the protein MARVCQITGKRTRTGNNVSHANNKTKRKFFPNLQKKRFFVESTGEWITLRVATSAIKTINKNGLEATLQKAYERGTLSV
- a CDS encoding DUF5522 domain-containing protein, coding for MMRSQPPKKKIPHLADDDYYYTPEGYVVFTATYHLKRGYCCQNGCRHCPYGFKKK